CATCATTAATGAAATAAGAGGAAAAACGCTGACCCTGCCGATGTGGATTATCTTTTCGTCAGGGTTGATTGATTCTTCTATGTAGCCCATTTATCCCTCGCAGATATTTTTCAGACAGAATAACACCTTGCGCAGGAAAAGAAAGGGGAAACACTACTCCATGTCGTACTTTTCCAGCCTGTAGAGAAGGACATGGCGGGGGATATTAAGATATTTTGCGGTGCGGCTCTTGTTGCCGCCGAATTTTATCAGCGCACGGGCGATGATGGTCTTCTCCATCTCTTCAAGGTCAAGCCCGTCCTCCGGCAGAACCATGTTCATGCTGTATGCGAAATCGCCGGAAGCCTCTGTTGGCACATCCTCTCCGGCAACCACACCCTGACCTTTGAGAATGCAGATACGGTAGACCGTGTTCTCAAGCTCCCGTATGTTGCCCTTCCACTGAGCATTCTCCAGTTTTGAAAGTGCCTCGGCGGAAAATGTCACCTTTGAGCCGTATTTCTTTGAGAAAAGCTCCACCAGTTCCGCTATGTCCTCCCTCCGTCTGGAGAGCTGGGGCACTTCAACGGGGAACACGTTAAGCCTGTAATACAGATCCTCACGAAAAGTCCCCTTCTCGGACATGGATTTCAGGTCTTTGTTGGTGGCGGCTATCACTCTGGTGTTGACCTTTACTGGAAGCCCGGCTCCCACAGGCTGAATCTCCGATTCCTGAAGAAAACGAAGCAGTTTCACCTGAACAGTAATGGGCATCTCCCCTATTTCGTCCAGAAACAGAGTACCGCCCTCGGCCTCGGCAATCCTGCCTTTAAAGTCTCTGTCGGCTCCGGTGAACGCACCCTTCTTATGCCCGAAAAGTTCGGACTCGAAGAGCTGTTCGGGGATTGCCGCACAGTTCACCGCTATGAACTGTTTGTCGGCTCTTCTGCTTTTGCCGTGGATGTATCTGGCGGTAAGCTCTTTGCCCGTTCCGCTCTCCCCCGTTATAAGGACGGGGGCATCTGTTGGCGCAACGGTGTCCGCCAGTTTTATCATCGCCAGATATGCGGGGCTGTGTCCCGCCATTCTGGGAGTGTTCACATCCTTCATATACTGCTTAAGCCTGCTGTTCTCCTTTCGGATAGAGCTGACCTCTATGGCTTTTTTAATTGTTTTTAATAGGTCGTCGTTCTCGAACGGTTTCGTGATATAGTCGTATGCGCCGTCACGCATGGCCTTGACGGCATCGGGAATGTTGCCGAATGCGGTCATTATTATCACAGGCATATCAGGATAAAGGGTTTTCGCTTTTTCGAATATCTCAGTTCCGGATATCTTGGGCAGGCGGATATCTGTCAGCAGAACGTCATATTCACGTTCGTTCAGCCTCGCCATCCCCTCGAATCCGTTATGCACAACCTCGTTTTCAATACCCTCTCCGGAGAGATACATTGATATGAGTGTCGCCAGCGAAACGTTATCCTCGATTATCAAAACGCTCATTTTTGCCCGCCCTGAATATGCATTGTAAACACCGTGCCCTCTTCGCCTGACACAACGGTTATATTTCCGCCGTGAGCCTGAGCTATCCTGCCCGCAATGGAGAGGCCGAGTCCTGTTCCTGTGTCTTTGGTTGTGTAGAAGGGTTCGAAAAGCCTGTTCACATCCCCTTCGACTCCCCTGCCGTTATCCTTAACCGAAAATTCGATGCGTCCATCCCCGCTCTTAACAGATATTACCACACGTCCTTCAGACATGCCTTCCACAGCGTCAACACCGTTCAGCACAAGGTTCAGAAGCGCCTGTTTCAGAGAGTTCTTATCGCCGAATACAGTGCTGTCCCCCGGCAGTTCGTTTTCAATGTCGATTGTGACTGTTCTGCCGGATGCCGAGAGTTTAGAAAGTTCCGCAACCTCGGTAAGCAGACCGTTCACGTTTATATCAGCGGGATCGTTGTTCCCGAAACGGGCATACTGGAGAAATCTGTCCACAAAGCTGTTGAGCCGCTCTATCTCTGATTCCAGAATATCCGTTATCTGCGCATCGTTCTTTCCGCTCTTTATCATTGCGATTCCGGCCTTGATGGCGGCCAGAGGGTTTCTTATCTCGTGGGCGATACCTGCGCTGAGCTGTCCAAGAGAACGCAGTCTGTCATCGTGAGCCATCTGTTTTTCAAGCTGGAGCTTTTCTGCGGAAACCAGCTCAACCTTCCGTTTTTCGTCTTTCAGTTTACCTGAGAAATAGCCGGATACGATGCCCACCGCATAGAGCATGGACACCTCCACCATTGAAGGAACCGAATGATGCTCAATGCAGAGACAAAGCAGATTGTAGTAGGCACTGGGGCTGTATATCAGCGATATCAGCGCCGCAACAATAACGCCGCCTTTAAAACCGAATTTAAAGGCGGCATAGATAACTATCAGGTAGAACACATAATAATGTGCCAGATGCACAACGCTGAAATGCGAGGGGATACTGTAGTGGAAATAGGACACCACCATCGTTGAGATGATGATAACAGCTATCGATATCAGAGTGTCCTTTTGAGGCTTAAATCTTCTCAATTCCACTGACAAGCCCGTCCTCCATGCTTATTATAGTGTGCCCCGCCCTCGCATATTCGGGAGAGTGGGTCACCATTACAACGGCAAGTCCGCCGCTGTTCAGCTCTTTCAGCAGTTCTATTATATCCATTCCGGTTTTGCTGTCCAGACTTCCGGTGGGTTCGTCAGCAAACAGCACCGAGGGTTTTTTTATCAGCGCACGGGCAATGGCAACCCTCTGCTGCTCTCCGCCGGAGAGTTTTCCGGGCAGCCTGTTCTCTTTGCCGGAAAGCCCCACACGCTTAAGCACTTCCTGCGCCTGCTCACGCACTTCTCTGGAGATGGGCTTCAGTCCGTGCATATACGGCAGCAGAACGTTCTCCACCGCCGTAAGGTACGGAAACAGGTGATAAGCCTGAAAAATCACTGAGAAATCATTTTTTCTTGTGTTGTTTATCTGCGCCGACGATGCGGCGGTAAGGTCTTGATCTTTAAACACGATACTGCCTGAATCCGGCTCCAGCAGTGTGGACATTATGTTCATCAGGGTGCTCTTTCCGGAGCCTGACTTGCCCACTATGCAGACGAACTCGCCTTCGGCAACATCAACGCTGACACCTTTGAGAACCTCGGTGGAGATCCCGTCAGCAGTAAAGGTTTTGCGGATATCTTTTAAATGCAGCATAATTTCACCTATATTCTGCTGAAAGCATCAGTGGGACGCATCTGTGCCGCCTTAAGCGCAGGAAACGCAGAGGCCGCAGCCGAAAGAACCGAAACGGCTCCGACGGTTATGAGCAGGTGCACCCAGTTGAATATTATATGTATGTGTTCACCCAGCTTAAGGAGTTTCAGAAGCTCGGCACTGCCGAAAAATCCGCCCACATATCCCAGAACTCCCGCCATCGCCCCAATTATGAGGGATTCGATGCTGAAGATGAGGAATATCTGCGCACCGGAATAACCCAGCGCACGCAGTATACCGATTTCGTTCTTGCGCTCGTTGACCGAAGCAAGCATGAACATGGCAAGCATGAAGCACGCCGTCAGCAGGATAACCCCGCCAAGCCCCAGCACAAGGTGCTGAACGGTCTCTATTGTTGCCATACGCTGTTTAACGATGTTCTGCATGGCGTTTATCTCTGTGTCGGGCAGTTTCTGCTCTATCTGCTGAACGATATCCTCAATGGGACATCCGGCGCAGAGAGCCGAAACATCGGTGTAGTTTATCATGTTGGGCTTATTAACAGCCGCCTGGAGCGAATGGAGGTCGGCAAAGATAATGTTGTCGTCCTCTGTGCCTGTGGGGGTAAGAATTCCAGTGATGAGGAACTTGCCTGTTCCGACGGGTATAGAGTCTCCGGTCTTAAGCCCAAGATGCTCCGCCGCCTTGCTGCCTATTATGGCTTCGTTCGCCTCGGCGGGTTCCTTGCCGTTGATGCTCCAATAGCTCTTTATGCGGCGTTCGAAAGTGAACTGAACGCCGATAACGGCAACGTGCTTGTCCTTATACTGTACCAGTTCCAGCAGTTTCGGTGCAACACTGCTTATGTTAGCCCTGTTGGGGATCTTGTAGATTGCATCCACAGTCTCCTTTTCGGGCAGATATTTCACCTGATATGCCAGATTTCCCAGCGAAAACCCGCCATAGCTTATCTTCAGGGACTCTGTTTTAGGATAGATGACAATGTTCGCTCCGAACTCGTTCATCTTCTGCTCCAGAGAGTGCCCTACGGTTGTGGACACGTTATACAGCAGAACGACGGAGAGTATGCCCAGAGCGAATACCGAAACCAGTATTCCCGTTCGCAGCAGCTTCCTTCTGAGATTTCTGAAAGGCAAAGTAAGAATATTCATCATTCACCTAGAAGTACATACTGCCGGTGCGTATGTCGTCAATTTTTATAACAACCTGCTTGCCGTCACTGACCCTGTTCAGGGGCGAAGGGTTGCAGCCGCCTTTAACCTCGTTTATCCTGTCGGTGGCAAACTTCTGTCCGCAGTTGTTGCAGACCATAACATTGCCTTCCTGATTGTATCCTTTCTTTTCGGGATAGCAGACGTCACAGGCATCAAAAGCCGCCCTGACCTCACCGTCCGATCCTCTGACAAGGAAAAACTTGATGTCCTTGCCGTCAACGTTCACATAATAATAGTGCGCATTGGTATCGCTGACCTCTGATTCAGGGATGGTCACAACACCGTTTTGGGCTTTCAGCTCGGCATATCGGCCCTGTTTGCCGCAGCCTGCAATAATAAAAGCGAGCATGAGCACTGAAAGTGCCAGAATGAGTTTACGCATGAATTCCTCCGAAATTTTTCTTCTCAGTTTTAAGCAATGCGCATGCCCAAAACACAACTTCTTTCATGTCAGAAACTTATAAATCACAACATGAAATACCGCAGAATATTCTACAATTTTCTTTCATAAATGCGAAGACTATTCTTCATATTTTATTTTAAATAACACTGTTTAAGCCTGTTTCTGATAAATCAAACATCAGAAGCATATAGATTTTCCACACATAGAAACAACTCTATATTTTCATATCAAAGTATGCATTTATACATGATTTACATATATTCGGCTTTACAAATATAAAAAAAGGAAATAGAATCTAGTCAGACAGAATTATCTGCATAAAGAATTTTGCGGAAAGGTTTATTTGTATGTTTGAATATAAGAGCTTCAAAGAAAACATCGCCTCCGGCAGTTTTGACAATGCAAAAGCACTGCTTAAAGAGGCCGAGATAGACACCGAATCCTTCAATGCGCTTGCAAACGCATCAATGTTCCTCTCTCTGCTTTTCAGATATCCCGACGACGAGGTTTACGACACTCTTGAGGGAAACTGGAGCATATTCACCGATTTTTTCACCGACTACACGGAAACAGCCCCCTCACTCTACGACCAGACAGAGATGCAGAGCGATTTCATAAAACTTTTCAAGCAGGACTTCAAAGGGAGCAAGGTCGTTCCCTATATCTCATATTACACCGAAGAAAAAAAGACCCTCTACGGCGAAAGCACTTTCAAAATAAGGGAATGGATGGCCGCCGAAGGTTTCGCCCTTCAGGAGGACGTTCCGGAGCTTGAAGACAACGTATACATTGTTCTTGAGTTTCTGTCCGCCATATTTGCCAGACTGGCCAACCCCGAAAACATTGAACAGTGGTACGCAACCCTCCAAAATCTTTACAGACTCATAGACACATATGGAAAGGTCATTACCGATGAGTTTGCCGAACAGGTGGCGAAAAGAGCCGAAATGCCCTTTTATGCCCATTGCGGCGTTCTGCTTAAAAATTTCGTCAGCGACATAGACGGAATAATGGAAGAGGTTCTGGCATCCGCCGGATAGTCTTTCTGACAAGGAAACAAAAGGGTAAATCTATTAATGCCCTTTTTTCTGACGGGCTGCCTTGCACAGACCGCCGGAGATATACTTTTGAGGAGTATACAGTATGAGGAAAGCACTGTTATTTATTCTTCTTACTTTGTTTGCCGCATCTGCCTATGCGGCCGACGTTACCCTTGAAGAGCTGAAAAGCCAGATATCAGCACTTCAGGAGCAGGTCAACACCATGTCCAAAAGTGTTGACAAAAACGAAGTTCACCGTATCAAAGATAAAGTTGATATGGGTATCGAGCTCAGAACAAAAATGGACAGCATCAGCTATGACGATGTTAGAGCTCTTCCCGGTTTCGCAAACGACATGATGGGTCTCTGGATGAGAGGCTACATGATCAACGATTCCGGCGCAGCAACAGCATGGGACCAGTACAACATGCAGGGCGGAAACACTCCCGACGGATTTAACGACGCATGGGTTGCAACATACGGCAACGAGTTCATGGCTTTCATGCAGAACCTCGTAACCCAGCCCGACATTCAGGCTATGATGCAGACACCAGAAATGCAGACATGGTTCGGAACCAACATGGCGGCCATCGGAGCAGCCGGAACGGCAGCCGGATTCGACATGACCTCTATGCAGGGTCAGTACATGGCGGGACTTATGTATTTCATGTATGAGATGATGTCCGGAACAACCGTTACCGCACAGCAGGCTCAGATGATGAAAACGATGTTCAAACACATCGAACCCCGCAAATACAGCACAAACAACGACTCCATCTTCACAAACAAACTGCGCATCCGCATGAACAGCACTGTTAACGAGAATCTCTCTTTCACAGGCCGTCTGGTTATGTATAAGACATGGTCTGATGCTACAGACGTTCGCTGGATGGACGGCACTTATAAGTCTATGTATATGGACGGCAACGCAGGAGCAGTTCCCACTGACGACAAACTCCACGTTGAAAGAGCATATTTCGTATACAAAAACGATATGGGTCCCATCCCCTATCACTTCTCCTTCGGTAGAAGACCCTCCAACTACGGCCCCGGCGAAGAGCTGCGCAACAACGCCACACTCGGCGGTTCACCTCTGTCGCATATCATCCAGTGGCAGTTCGACGGTGCTTCACTCCAGTTCGACTTTGAGAACGTAGCCGAGTTTCTGCCCGGCTCATTCATCAAGTTCTGCTATGGAAAAGGCTATGAATCCGGCTGGGGTTCAAGCAACGCAATGTCAGCAAACAACGGTCTCATCGCAACTATGCCTGTTGACGATGTCGAGTTCTTCGGAACGATCGTTAAGTTCTATGACGACGACACTTACAAGTTCTGGTACAACTATGCTAAAGGCTTCGGCGTTACTGACGGCTTCACAGGCTCAGTGGTTATGCCCTTCGCAATCGTAGGCCACGACTATAACCTCGACAAAGAATACGACGCTTTCGAATTCGCACCCAACTACTTCGGCTCTTCATCCAGAATGGAAGCCACAACAGAGATGGGCGACATGGAATGGCATTCATTCCTTGCACAGGGTAAAACTCTCGGATTCGAGTGGTTCGCATCTTACTCAACAAGCAAAACAGACCCCAAGAACATATCTCAGAACGCTATGTATCAGTTCATGGATATGGACAAGATGCTCGGCTCTATGTCAGCTAAAAACGGTCACAGCTACTGGCTGGGAATCTCCACTCCCGAGCTTCCCTTCACCGGCGGTAAACTCGGTTTCGAGTACAACCACGGTTCTAAATACTGGGTTGCTATGACAGGTGCTGAAGACGATATCGTAGGCTCCAAACTTGCCGTTCGCGGTGATGTTTTCGAAGTTTACTACCACCAGCCCATCGTTGGCGACAGACTGTTTGCAACAATCGGCTACCAGCTCTTCGACTATGAGTACTCAGGCTCAGGAAGCTACCTCGGCGCACCTGTAAAGGTCAGCGAGGTTAACGGTCTCAACGCAATGATGCCCGTTACCGACAAAGTCGAAAAGATATACGCCTCCTTCACTTACAGATACTGATACCTGTAGGTTGCTATAACAAGGCGGATGGAAACATCCGCCTTTTTTTTAAATCTGATACATCACATATAATAAAAGGTTTTTTGAGTTATAATTGTATAATGTATACAATATGCGTTGAAAAACATATTCAGATGTGTATAATAAAATATCGATTGATAGATATATACGATTCTTTGCATTTTATTAATTATGAGTAAAAAGGTTCATTAGTAACGTTTGTATTCAGTCAAACATGACAGCATGTTGGATTGAGTGAAAAGGTTATGCAAAAACGTTTAACTGTGCAAAACTGCATTAAATCCGGAGGTTGTATATGCGTTTCATGAGCAGAATGTTTATGGTTCTCTCGTTCGTTGCGGCTCTGTTTGTTATGGGCTGCGGCGAAGCGGCAAAACCCGCTCCCGCACCTGCGAAGGCTGTTGAAGCGGTCAGCGTTGCCGAAATGGCAAAGGCTGCAAAAGTCGAGCTTGTTCCCTTTGCTGAGGTCAACAAAATCGTCGGTAACGGCGTTTATGACAAAACCAGAGGCACACTCATCGATGCCCGTCCCGCAAAAGTTTATGCGGCGTCTCACATCCCCACTGCTTTCCTTATGTCAGACACTGAAATTGCCACTTACTGGCCGGCATTCGAAAAACTCGGTCTGGCAAAAACAGACTACATCGTAACATACTGCGGCGGCGTTAAATGCGAGAAATCTCTCATCGTTGCAAAGTACCTGAAAGAGCAGGGATACACAAACGTTAAAATGTATCTGGACGGCATGCCCGACTGGGAGAAAAAGAACTACGGCGAGATCACTATGGACACAGCCAAAAAGTTCTTTGACAAAGGCGGCGTGATATTCATCGATGCCCGTCCCGCAAAGATATTCGCCAAAAGCTCAATCCCCGGTTCAATCAATATCCCCGACACAGAGTGGGAAACAGCAAAGGTTAACCTTCCCGCTGACAAAGAAGCACTTTACATTCCCTATTGCGGCGGATTCAAATGTGAAAAATCTCACTTCGTAGCAGAGCAGATGGTTAAACTCGGCTACAAAAAAGTTCAGGTATATGCAGGCGGCGTTCCTGAGTGACAGGCAGCCGGATATCCTCTGGCTCCCGCAGGCAAAGTTGAAGCTCCCGCAGCCGCACCCGCAGCTCCCGCTGCTGCTCCTGCCGCAACAACAGGTCTGCCTCAGGGCGATGAACCCGGTATCGTTAAGACCGAGTTCTTCCTTTCAACCATCGCTGATCCGGCTAAGAAACCCGCAAACGTTACTATAGTTGACGTTCGCAACGCTAACGAACTCGGCGACGGCGTTTTCCCCGGCTCAATCAACATCTCCTCAAAAGAGACAGCAAAAGGATGCGATGCTTTCGTTCCCCAGCTTCCCAAAACAGGCTATGTTGTATTCCATTGCGCATCCGGCGGCAGAGCTATGGAAGTGTATGACTTCCTGAAAGACAAATGCAAACTGCCCGACATCTCAAGATTCTACTATCTTGATGCGTATGTAAACTGCTCCGGCGGCAAATGTACTGCTAAGTAATTTCCACTTCTCTCTGAATAAGTTAAGGCGGGGTATTTGCCCCGCCTTTTTTATTGGTACTATCTAAAAGTGAGATTCTTCGGCTTTGCCTCAGAATGACTGAAATCAGGTTCATCAGTTGACTCTGCATCGCCAACGCAGAAATGCGAAGCATTATAAACGGGATCAGGAACGGAATCAGGAGAGGATATCGCTCCAGATTCCCACCGCCCAATCCTCCGCATGCTTCTCAAAGAGTTTCCTGCGTTCCGGAGAGGTGGCACTGGATGCGCTTATAAGTCTTTTGCTCACGGGGTCGTACTTGTATACCGCCGCAACAAAGATAGCTTCGTCATCGCTCACTGCGCTGTAGCAGGTGTTTATGAGCGAAGGAGCAAGCGGCTCCTGACCGTTCAGCGTGCGCACGGCGGCACTGGCGCAGTATTTGCCCATAGAGTTTGCGATGTATCCTGATTTTGGAACGCCGCCCACTGTTCCGTTATGTGCGGCATCGCCGACCACATAGACATCCTTGAAGTTGTATGTTTCAAGGGTGAATGCGTCAGCCCTTACGAACATATCATCGGGCTTGTTCATGAGGCCGAGATCAAACGCTATCTGTCCTGCCTTCATAGGAGGAATAATGTTGGCAACGTCGG
This genomic stretch from Seleniivibrio woodruffii harbors:
- a CDS encoding sigma-54-dependent transcriptional regulator, which produces MSVLIIEDNVSLATLISMYLSGEGIENEVVHNGFEGMARLNEREYDVLLTDIRLPKISGTEIFEKAKTLYPDMPVIIMTAFGNIPDAVKAMRDGAYDYITKPFENDDLLKTIKKAIEVSSIRKENSRLKQYMKDVNTPRMAGHSPAYLAMIKLADTVAPTDAPVLITGESGTGKELTARYIHGKSRRADKQFIAVNCAAIPEQLFESELFGHKKGAFTGADRDFKGRIAEAEGGTLFLDEIGEMPITVQVKLLRFLQESEIQPVGAGLPVKVNTRVIAATNKDLKSMSEKGTFREDLYYRLNVFPVEVPQLSRRREDIAELVELFSKKYGSKVTFSAEALSKLENAQWKGNIRELENTVYRICILKGQGVVAGEDVPTEASGDFAYSMNMVLPEDGLDLEEMEKTIIARALIKFGGNKSRTAKYLNIPRHVLLYRLEKYDME
- a CDS encoding sensor histidine kinase produces the protein MELRRFKPQKDTLISIAVIIISTMVVSYFHYSIPSHFSVVHLAHYYVFYLIVIYAAFKFGFKGGVIVAALISLIYSPSAYYNLLCLCIEHHSVPSMVEVSMLYAVGIVSGYFSGKLKDEKRKVELVSAEKLQLEKQMAHDDRLRSLGQLSAGIAHEIRNPLAAIKAGIAMIKSGKNDAQITDILESEIERLNSFVDRFLQYARFGNNDPADINVNGLLTEVAELSKLSASGRTVTIDIENELPGDSTVFGDKNSLKQALLNLVLNGVDAVEGMSEGRVVISVKSGDGRIEFSVKDNGRGVEGDVNRLFEPFYTTKDTGTGLGLSIAGRIAQAHGGNITVVSGEEGTVFTMHIQGGQK
- a CDS encoding ABC transporter ATP-binding protein, with product MLHLKDIRKTFTADGISTEVLKGVSVDVAEGEFVCIVGKSGSGKSTLMNIMSTLLEPDSGSIVFKDQDLTAASSAQINNTRKNDFSVIFQAYHLFPYLTAVENVLLPYMHGLKPISREVREQAQEVLKRVGLSGKENRLPGKLSGGEQQRVAIARALIKKPSVLFADEPTGSLDSKTGMDIIELLKELNSGGLAVVMVTHSPEYARAGHTIISMEDGLVSGIEKI
- a CDS encoding ABC transporter permease, with amino-acid sequence MNILTLPFRNLRRKLLRTGILVSVFALGILSVVLLYNVSTTVGHSLEQKMNEFGANIVIYPKTESLKISYGGFSLGNLAYQVKYLPEKETVDAIYKIPNRANISSVAPKLLELVQYKDKHVAVIGVQFTFERRIKSYWSINGKEPAEANEAIIGSKAAEHLGLKTGDSIPVGTGKFLITGILTPTGTEDDNIIFADLHSLQAAVNKPNMINYTDVSALCAGCPIEDIVQQIEQKLPDTEINAMQNIVKQRMATIETVQHLVLGLGGVILLTACFMLAMFMLASVNERKNEIGILRALGYSGAQIFLIFSIESLIIGAMAGVLGYVGGFFGSAELLKLLKLGEHIHIIFNWVHLLITVGAVSVLSAAASAFPALKAAQMRPTDAFSRI
- a CDS encoding DUF2318 domain-containing protein, which gives rise to MRKLILALSVLMLAFIIAGCGKQGRYAELKAQNGVVTIPESEVSDTNAHYYYVNVDGKDIKFFLVRGSDGEVRAAFDACDVCYPEKKGYNQEGNVMVCNNCGQKFATDRINEVKGGCNPSPLNRVSDGKQVVIKIDDIRTGSMYF
- a CDS encoding TorD/DmsD family molecular chaperone, whose product is MFEYKSFKENIASGSFDNAKALLKEAEIDTESFNALANASMFLSLLFRYPDDEVYDTLEGNWSIFTDFFTDYTETAPSLYDQTEMQSDFIKLFKQDFKGSKVVPYISYYTEEKKTLYGESTFKIREWMAAEGFALQEDVPELEDNVYIVLEFLSAIFARLANPENIEQWYATLQNLYRLIDTYGKVITDEFAEQVAKRAEMPFYAHCGVLLKNFVSDIDGIMEEVLASAG
- a CDS encoding DUF3373 domain-containing protein; the protein is MRKALLFILLTLFAASAYAADVTLEELKSQISALQEQVNTMSKSVDKNEVHRIKDKVDMGIELRTKMDSISYDDVRALPGFANDMMGLWMRGYMINDSGAATAWDQYNMQGGNTPDGFNDAWVATYGNEFMAFMQNLVTQPDIQAMMQTPEMQTWFGTNMAAIGAAGTAAGFDMTSMQGQYMAGLMYFMYEMMSGTTVTAQQAQMMKTMFKHIEPRKYSTNNDSIFTNKLRIRMNSTVNENLSFTGRLVMYKTWSDATDVRWMDGTYKSMYMDGNAGAVPTDDKLHVERAYFVYKNDMGPIPYHFSFGRRPSNYGPGEELRNNATLGGSPLSHIIQWQFDGASLQFDFENVAEFLPGSFIKFCYGKGYESGWGSSNAMSANNGLIATMPVDDVEFFGTIVKFYDDDTYKFWYNYAKGFGVTDGFTGSVVMPFAIVGHDYNLDKEYDAFEFAPNYFGSSSRMEATTEMGDMEWHSFLAQGKTLGFEWFASYSTSKTDPKNISQNAMYQFMDMDKMLGSMSAKNGHSYWLGISTPELPFTGGKLGFEYNHGSKYWVAMTGAEDDIVGSKLAVRGDVFEVYYHQPIVGDRLFATIGYQLFDYEYSGSGSYLGAPVKVSEVNGLNAMMPVTDKVEKIYASFTYRY
- a CDS encoding rhodanese-like domain-containing protein, with the protein product MRFMSRMFMVLSFVAALFVMGCGEAAKPAPAPAKAVEAVSVAEMAKAAKVELVPFAEVNKIVGNGVYDKTRGTLIDARPAKVYAASHIPTAFLMSDTEIATYWPAFEKLGLAKTDYIVTYCGGVKCEKSLIVAKYLKEQGYTNVKMYLDGMPDWEKKNYGEITMDTAKKFFDKGGVIFIDARPAKIFAKSSIPGSINIPDTEWETAKVNLPADKEALYIPYCGGFKCEKSHFVAEQMVKLGYKKVQVYAGGVPE
- a CDS encoding rhodanese-like domain-containing protein, giving the protein MVDVRNANELGDGVFPGSINISSKETAKGCDAFVPQLPKTGYVVFHCASGGRAMEVYDFLKDKCKLPDISRFYYLDAYVNCSGGKCTAK